TGCAGCACCGGATTCTTGTCGCGGGTTTCCGGACTCAGGTCTGTACCGCGCTCACCGGTGCGCACATCGGGCACGCGGGGATTTTCGGGATACGTAAAGGTCTCAATCTGAAAAATAATATCCTGGGCTTCGGTATTCGCCCATTTCCACGTCTGGGTCCTCTGGTGGATACCGCCAGTATGGACGCGCTGACCTTCGTTGTACACATCCGAACCCAGCCCGGGAATCACACCCTCAAACGCGTCGGCAGGTAATCCATCAAAGCGGGTATCAAAAACTGTCCATGACTCCCGCTTGATCTCCGCGCCATCCTGAATCAGCAGAGGTGGCTGAATGCGAAATGCCTTGGGAGAACCTTTGCCTACCGCATTGAAGAAAGAACTCGAAATATCGGCAAGGTCATCCGTACCGTCGTTGACATACTTGGGAATGGTGGTATTGGCGAGTTCTGGAAAATGCGCGGAGTAGCTGGGCATATTGAAATTATCCATAATAATCGCCGACCTCAGCCCCCAGTTTCGAGCGACCAGGTAGCGAATATCCGGGTTGGTGCGCCCCTCGTTCAGGCCGCCGGGCCAGGTTGTGCCCCAGTTCCGTCCCGGATTTTGCGCAAAAGCACTCTCCGCAGAGACCAGCAATCCCAGAACCATCAGAAGGGGTACATATCGTCTCATCATAACAGATTATCTCCTGAAAAAAACAGATTGCAAACCTCCCCGGTTCCCCCTCAAGTACGGAAGGAACCGGAAGAGGTTTCAAAATTAGAAGGACCAGCGCACGCCGAGATGGATATCCCGCGGATTGACGTAGAACAAATACGACCGCTGAGACATCACGCTCTCATCCAGTTCTTTGCCCGGCTTGTCGCCTTCTTGCAAATTCCCGCTCGCATCCACGGTCCAGCCCAATGCCTCCATATACTTCTTGAAGTTATTGCCCGAACTCGTACCGAGATGGGATCGCGTATCCCATATCCGGGACGTAGAAGTCGTGGTAACATTCTTGAAGTTGAGCGGATTGCGAATCTCCAGATAAACCGTTGGTGCCATCTTTACGTCAAACATCTTGGCAAACCGCAGATCCAGAAGTCTGGTCGCCTGCCACTGTGCGTTATCCACAGAGCGCAGTGCCACGTCGTTGGACGGGTTGTAGTTGAACCACGACCCTGCCTGATGGCGGTAATAAAGGTTGGCTTCCCAGCCCCCCTTCAACATGCGCTGCTCGCCTCCGTAATCCAGCGGCGTGCGGAAATTCAGGCCAAACTTCAAAATCGGTCGCGCCTTAAAGCGCGGATTCGCGCCAGCGGGACTGCTCTCGATCAAGCGGAAGGGCGCGGTCGATACGGTCTGTACGTCGTAGATACGCTCCCAGCGCACGATGCGCTTGCGCTCGGCTCGGAACTCATAGGACAAAAAGCCCGTCACAAACTGCCCGCGCGCCTTGCGCACAGACAACTCGAATCCGCGAATATCCTTCACATTTCCATTCATATGGAAACGCGTGCTGCGTCCCGTGGTATTCTGGATATACACTCTTCCGCGTTCCGTGTCCTTCTCAATGTCTTTGAAGAACACCGTGCCGTTGAACAGATACTGATTGGCGAAATTCCGCTCGTAGCCCAATTCATAGGCTATTGTCACGGGCATATCCAGCCAGGGATTGCCAAACTGCTCCAAAGGCTCGCCCAGACCGCTCTGCGTCTGATACAAATCCACAGAGGTCGGAATCTGTGCAAAGTGACCGTAGTTAAAGAACAGCTTGCTCTCGGCAGTAATCGGATGCGATATACCAACCCGGGGACTCACCTTCCACTTTGTGGGCGGGCGCACGGCCTCTGCCTTGGAATACAGCAATACGGCGTTGGAACCCATCCACTCGGCGTGTACTTCATTGGGAATGTCGAAGTACTTATCCGGACGGTGGAAGTCCAGGCGCAGACCCGCATTCACCACAATCTGGCGATACTCCATGCGATCCTGCAAGAACACACCACCGTAAAGAGGCGTGCGGACCCAGTAATTGTGGAAGTCAGCCGTATCTGTCACTTCCATATTGGCGGGATCGTCGATATTGCCCGGACGGAAATTGACGTCTTCCAGGGTCGGATCCTGTACAGAAGATGCAAAACCGCGGACCTCGCGCAGGAAGAAGTGATGCACCTGCACACCGGCTTTGATCTGGTGATTCGGCGTTACTTGAGACGTAATATCAAAAGTGTAATCGTCTTCCCAGGTATAAGACCAGTCGCCCGAACGCGCCGGGTTGCCGTCGCCACCGCGCATGCGATAAGCACCTAAGAGATCGAAAGTTCCGGGCTTATAAGTAAAGCCCTTGGGACCTTCGTCCAGGATCACGGCACCCGCGGCCTGAGCCGCCTGATAGCTGCTCTCGGTAACTTCCTCGACGCGGCCATCTGGATATACCGCTGCTGCGGGCACCCCGCGCTTCTGCAGGGGCTGCCACGAAGCCTCAAAATCGGCCTTACCCACGCGCACTGACAGGTTGTAAAACGTCCTGGGAGACAGTGTGTGCGTCCACGTCAAAGTGCCATACCGGCGGTTGATCGTTTCGATATTGCTGCCCGAACCCATCGCAAAAATATTCCGCGTACGCAAATTGCTCACTTCAAAAGCAGGCGTGCGGGCAAATGTGCCCAAAAAGTTCCCGTACTTCGCGCCCTGTGACCAGCCCTTCAGGAAGCCCAAAGACAGTTTGGTCGTCGCCGTGGGCGTGAAGATCGCCTTGGCCTGCCAGGTATCATCGCGATAATTGGGAACGGCCATCGTCCACGTATAAGCCGACTTTTCCCGGCGCGTGGAAAGCAAGAACGACACCTTGTCCTGCACGAGAGGACCACCGACAGTCACATCGTAGGTATAATCCGCATCGCGGTCTGTGGCGTCGAAGTTCTGCTGATACGGATAGTCCTCATCCTGTGCAAAAGGACCTATGCCACTGGCTTCGGTCGCGATTCCGCCGACCTTCCGATGCTGGAAATCCCAGATACCCTTGGCCTGCTGAGGCGTCGAAATCACGTCTTCGAAGGGACCGGCTTTCCATTCGCCAGCAGGTCCGCCCCTGTCTGCAAATATATTATTCCAGCCAGCGAAATCCGGATTGCCGTCGCCATCTCTATCGGCCGTCGGCGACATGCTCTGGAACCGCCCCACGTCCCACCAGTTATCGGTGCTGTACATCGTGGGACCAAAATACTTATTCGCTGCGGGGCTCCACCGCAGGTCGCCAGCCGTCGTCCAGGCGCGAGGCTCGCGGTTAACCACATTGATCACACCGCTGCGCACATCGCCGTACTCGGCATTGAACCCGCCCTTCAGAATCTGAACCTCCTGAAGTGCTGTCTTGGAAAAGGACGAATAAGGACGGTTATCCCGGCTGTCTTTCATGCTCACGCCGTCAACCATATAAACGATCTCGGTCTCGTTGCCACCGCGGATATTCAAACCCCAGCTATCCGTATCCACACCCACCTGCGTGGCAAACGCATCGCGCAACCGGGGTCCCACTGGCGGGGACTCGATCTCTTTGGCAGACATGATTACCTGCGTATAAGACACATCCATCTCAACCGGTGGACGCTCTGCCGTCACCGTAATCTCTGCCAACTCTGCCGTTGTCTCGCCAAGCGAGAAATTCAACGGCGTGGTGCGGTCAATCGAAACCGCCACATCGCGCTGCGTCACAGCGCGATAACCCACCAGCGATGCCGTGACCTCATACACGCCCGGGTTGACGCGAATGATAAAGTATTCACCATTGACATCTGCTGTGGCACCCATTCTGGTGCCCGCAATCACCACATTGGCACCCGGCAGAGGTTCGCCGGTACTGGAATCGGTAATGCGACCCGAAATTTTACCCGTGGTGGTCTGCGCGTCGGCCTGATACGTCAGCCCAAACCCCAGCGCAATGGCAAGCAAGGTTATAAACCCAGCTCTTAAACGATACATAAACTCCTCCTTTGTTTTCTTCCCCCGGCTTTGGGAAAGATAAGGGAAAAGCCACCCTGGCTCATCCCGCGCAACTTCTCCTGACTACCTACTACAACAAAATACTATCGATAAGCCCTTAAACATCACCTCCTTATAAAACCCCTCCCTGTGATTGCAAAAACGGGCTTGAACACCCCACCTCCTTTCGATCTATGATGTCAATCGCTATAAACATTATAAGCTATAATTTCCGATAAATCCACAATGTCCAATTTAATATGCACCTCGAAACCTGTCAAGTATTATGCACCAAATTATAGGATGTGTAAATACTATCCATAACATATTATTTTTAAAACAACTTAAAGTTTAAATTATTAGAATTTTAAAAAATAACTTGCTAAAATCAAAAAAGCCACACATAACAAGAAGAAAAAATGTGGCGTTTCAGCCATTTCATCTGGTCAAAGACCAAATAGAGCCACAACACTTCATTGCCCTTTATTTCCGATAAGTGGATTTATCGGAAATAAATAAAAAAAAGACTATCGCATGTTTAATTGATGAATCTAAATCGGATAGCGCAAGCGTCTAATAAAAACCATCTGATGCACAGGTTTACAATATCGCAAAAAAGAATAATGACCACAAAAATTAAAGCACCCACCTCCCAATCCATACACCTGTCCACCTGCAGATGTTCCGCGCAGACAGGTCATACCGCACAGACACTCTCGATACCCGCGGCTGAACTCGCGCGTGCCTCACTCGCTCCCGCTACCATCAGAGCCTATCGGTCTGCACTTTATGCCTGGGATACATTTCGCAACGACCGGGTCGAAAACGATACACTCATCGCCGAATATCTGACGGCGCGGTATGAAGCAGGAGCCAGCCCGGCCACCTGTACACAAATCGTGGGCGCAATCCGGTTTCGCGCGAAACACCAGGGCTACACCGATCCCATCGGTCCAACCGCCCAGCGTGTATTAGCAGGCATACGACGCCGGGGACGAGACCGTGGACGGGGGCAAATGGATGGCCTGCGCTGGAATGAAGCAGATGCAATAGTACGCATCGCCCAGCGCGACCAGACCCTCGCTGGCCTTCGAGACGCAGCTATCATCGCCGTTATGTCTGACGCACTCCTGCGCGTATCCGAATGCGCTGCCCTCAATGTCGAAGATCTTTTGCAAACCGACCTGCCCGACGGAAGTGCCCGCATTACCGTCCGACATTCTAAAACCGACCAGGAAGGGCGCAGCAGTGTCCTGTACATTGGGCCGACAACAGCAACAGCAGTAACAACCTATCTGAACACCGCCCAAATAGACAACGGCCCCCTCTTTCGCCGCGTGCGCCGCGGCGACCATCTGGGAACCGGGCGACTGACAGACCGCGCAATCAGGAACATCGTAAAACAGCGCGCCGCCGCTGCCGGAGTCTCCGGAAGATTCTCAGGGCACTCGCTCCGCATTGGATCGGCGCAGTCTCTTGCAACAGCGGGTGCATCGGTCGTCGAAATGCAAATAGCAGGGCGATGGCGCGATACATCTATGCCCGCTCATTATGCCCGCGCCCAACTCGCCGGCACTGGCGCCGTAGCGCGGTTGCGATATGGATGTAAAAATAAAACATAAAGCCCCGCACTACACGGGGCTTTTTTGTGATTACTCATCTCAAAAATTTAGACAAGTTCACCTTTCACTGCAATTTTGACCGCGTCTTTCTGAACCTCATTGCTGGAATGGATCAATAGGAAAAACATCTTCAAGATACCCGCAGCAATTCCTCTTCTTGCTGCTCGTCTCTTTTATTTTTTTACAACTGTTGAATCTACCCCTAAAGTCTTTTGTATGCTGACCAAATTTTCAACGCTTTTTATAATTTCCCCACTGTATAATATAGTCATTTCGAAAGAAAGCCTTTCTTTAAATAGAGCCTTATAAAGCTCTGGTTCGCCTATGCTATTTCCCGCTTTGAAAAAATCTTTTACTGTGATTAAGTAATCTATTGCGTGCTCGAATACTACATCATAGTTTGTGCGCAATCTCTCTAATTCCGTTAGCGAGCCTTGAAATATGGTTACATCAAATCTATTTACTTTTCGATATATAGATAAATTGCTTTCCCATAC
This Gemmatimonadota bacterium DNA region includes the following protein-coding sequences:
- a CDS encoding TonB-dependent receptor encodes the protein MYRLRAGFITLLAIALGFGLTYQADAQTTTGKISGRITDSSTGEPLPGANVVIAGTRMGATADVNGEYFIIRVNPGVYEVTASLVGYRAVTQRDVAVSIDRTTPLNFSLGETTAELAEITVTAERPPVEMDVSYTQVIMSAKEIESPPVGPRLRDAFATQVGVDTDSWGLNIRGGNETEIVYMVDGVSMKDSRDNRPYSSFSKTALQEVQILKGGFNAEYGDVRSGVINVVNREPRAWTTAGDLRWSPAANKYFGPTMYSTDNWWDVGRFQSMSPTADRDGDGNPDFAGWNNIFADRGGPAGEWKAGPFEDVISTPQQAKGIWDFQHRKVGGIATEASGIGPFAQDEDYPYQQNFDATDRDADYTYDVTVGGPLVQDKVSFLLSTRREKSAYTWTMAVPNYRDDTWQAKAIFTPTATTKLSLGFLKGWSQGAKYGNFLGTFARTPAFEVSNLRTRNIFAMGSGSNIETINRRYGTLTWTHTLSPRTFYNLSVRVGKADFEASWQPLQKRGVPAAAVYPDGRVEEVTESSYQAAQAAGAVILDEGPKGFTYKPGTFDLLGAYRMRGGDGNPARSGDWSYTWEDDYTFDITSQVTPNHQIKAGVQVHHFFLREVRGFASSVQDPTLEDVNFRPGNIDDPANMEVTDTADFHNYWVRTPLYGGVFLQDRMEYRQIVVNAGLRLDFHRPDKYFDIPNEVHAEWMGSNAVLLYSKAEAVRPPTKWKVSPRVGISHPITAESKLFFNYGHFAQIPTSVDLYQTQSGLGEPLEQFGNPWLDMPVTIAYELGYERNFANQYLFNGTVFFKDIEKDTERGRVYIQNTTGRSTRFHMNGNVKDIRGFELSVRKARGQFVTGFLSYEFRAERKRIVRWERIYDVQTVSTAPFRLIESSPAGANPRFKARPILKFGLNFRTPLDYGGEQRMLKGGWEANLYYRHQAGSWFNYNPSNDVALRSVDNAQWQATRLLDLRFAKMFDVKMAPTVYLEIRNPLNFKNVTTTSTSRIWDTRSHLGTSSGNNFKKYMEALGWTVDASGNLQEGDKPGKELDESVMSQRSYLFYVNPRDIHLGVRWSF
- a CDS encoding tyrosine-type recombinase/integrase: MTTKIKAPTSQSIHLSTCRCSAQTGHTAQTLSIPAAELARASLAPATIRAYRSALYAWDTFRNDRVENDTLIAEYLTARYEAGASPATCTQIVGAIRFRAKHQGYTDPIGPTAQRVLAGIRRRGRDRGRGQMDGLRWNEADAIVRIAQRDQTLAGLRDAAIIAVMSDALLRVSECAALNVEDLLQTDLPDGSARITVRHSKTDQEGRSSVLYIGPTTATAVTTYLNTAQIDNGPLFRRVRRGDHLGTGRLTDRAIRNIVKQRAAAAGVSGRFSGHSLRIGSAQSLATAGASVVEMQIAGRWRDTSMPAHYARAQLAGTGAVARLRYGCKNKT